The region TTGGATGTAAAGCTTGAAAAGATTTTTCTAAAATTTCATCGGAAACTTCCTCGGGAATAATGGTTAAAGGCAAACTAGAAATAATATAATTTACTTTATCAATTTTTAGTTTTTTTAACTCGTAAAGAATTTTTTCTGCCGATACTTTTAAAACAACTAGCTGCGGATGCCTTAATTCTTTTAATTGGCAGTAAAAATTATCATTAATTTCAAAACAAATTAAGATGGCATTTGGTGCCAAATTATTTAAAATGTATTTGGTAATTGCTCCATTTCCTGGACCTAATTCTACTAAAACTTGTGCTTTCGTAAAATCAATTTCTTTTATCATCCTTTTGGATAAAAAACGAGAACTGGGTGCAACCGTTCCTAATGTTTTGATATTTTTTACAGCTTCTTGAAAAAATTTTATTCTACTATACAATTGATTTCTCTTATTTATTAAGTATCTTTCTAAAAAAAGTTTTGTAAAGATGATACTTTTAAAAGATATATTCGATCTTTTTTATCCAAATTTATGTACAATTTGTAATGAGCACTTAGTTACAAATGAAACCGTGATTTGTACGTTTTGTAGACATGACTTACCGATGACTAATTTTATTGATTTTAAAAATAATAAAGTTACCCAAACTTTTTATGGCAGTGTTTTATTGGAAAAAGCGTTTTCTTTACTTTATTACAGAAAAAAAGGAAGTACACAAAGATTAATTCATGACTTAAAATACAAAGGCAATGAAGAAGTTGGTCTTTTTTTTGGGAATTGGATTGGTGAAATTTTAAAAGAAAATCAAGAATTTAATACTGTAGATTTTATAATTCCTGTGCCCTTGCATCCAAAGAAACTGAGAAAAAGAGGCTATAATCAGGTAACAAAATTCGGGGAACGCCTATGTCATCATCTTAAAATTCCGTTTAAAGAAAATAATTTAATTAGGATCTCCGCTACTAAAACTCAAACTTTTAAAGCTCGTTTTGAACGTTTTAAAAATTTAGAAACTAAATTTTTATTACAAAACCCTTCTTTTTTTAACGATAAACATGTTTTGTTAATTGACGATGTAATTACTACTGGAGCAACTTTAGAGGCTTGTGCCAAAGAATTTGAGAGATCTAAAAATTGTAAAATAAGTATTCTAACAATGGCCTATACAGAATGAATTTTATGATTTTAAATTCAAAAATTAATTGTTAATTTGTATCAAATTTATTTTTTGTGAAAACCTTTTACAGATTTTTCTTTTTTATTATCCTACTCGTTTTTATTTCTAATTGCGCTAGAACTGGCAGACCAGAAGGTGGCCCGAAAGATGAAGACGCACCTGTATTTGTTACTGCAAATCCGCCTTACGAAAGCATCAACTTTAATAAAAAAGAAATTAAACTATTTTTTGATGAATTTATAAAATTAAAAGATCTTAATAAGCAGCTCGTGGTTTCTCCGCCCTTAAAATACCCTCCTTTAATAACACCTCAAGGAACTGCAAGTAAGCAAATTACCATAGAAATTTTAGACACGTTGTTTCTGAACACTACCTATATTTTCAATTTTGGAAACGCAGTTGAAGATAATAATGAAAGTAACAAACTTGAGAATTTTAAATATATTTTTTCTACTGGTACTTATATCGATTCTTTAACAACTTCTGGTTCTATTAAAGATGCTAAACTTCTTGAAACTCCAAAAAGAAATAATATTTTATTGTACAGAATAGATAGTACTTTTAATGACTCAATTGTATACAATAAGAAACCAAATTATATTACAAGTACCTTAGATACCACAATTTTTAAATTTACAAATTTAAGAAAAGGTAACTATTTAATGATTGCTTTAAACGAGTCTATAAACGATTATATTTTTGATCCTAAAAACGATAAAATTGGTTTTGTTTCAGATACCATTCAATTACCAAGAGACAGCATAATTGCCCAACCTATCATCCTATTTAAAGAAGAACAACCTTATGAATTTAGAAGAGGCAAAGAGGTTTTTAGAGGAAAAATAGAATTTGGCTTTGAAGGTGATGGAAAAGACATGAAAATAAATATGCTTTCTGACGTGCCTGATGATTTTAAAAGCATTTCGAAATTTGAGGTTGACAAAGACACTTTAAACTATTGGTTTACACCCTTTGAAGCAGACTCCTTAAATTTTACCGTTGAAAACAAACAAATTATAGATACTTTAACGGTAAGGTTACGCAAGGAAAAGATAGATTCTTTAGTAATGAACGCTACTGTAAAAGGGACTTTTCATTTTAGAGACACTTTCTTTTTAACAAGTAATACTCCTATTATAAAAATAGATACTAGTAAAATTAGTTTCTTTGACAAAGATACTATTGCTGTTAATTACAAGATACTTTCTTCTAAAAAAGAAAATAAAATAGGTTTTATTTTTAAAAAAGACCCTGAACAGAAATACAATTTAAAATTTTTACCGAATTCATTCACAGATATTTATGACGTAAAAAATGATACTTTAACGTATAAGCTAGACACAAAAAAGATTGATGATTATGGCAGGATAACCCTCAATATAGAGAACATAAATTCTCAAAATTTAATCATTGAAATCTTATCTGGAAAAGATCAAGATCAACTTGTAGAGCGTCAATTTACAGCGACCTCTACAAAATTAGTTTTCGATTTATTAGAGCCCCAAAAATATACCATAAGAGCTATTATTGATACCAATAAGAATAATAAATGGGATACTGGAAACTACTTAAAGAAACGGCTTGCAGAAAAAATTATCTATAACGAAGCGATTAATAATTACGATTTAAGAGCTAATTTCTTTTTAGAAGAGATTTTTAAAATTGAATAAATTCACAATTTAAAAACAAAATTCATTCGCATACTTGTGCATTCTTAATGATACTCTCATGACTTTATGCATTTAAAGCTTGTTCTAAATCTGCCAATAAATCTTCGATATCTTCAATACCAACACTTAACCTCACTAGTGAATTCGTAATTCCTATTTTTAAGCGTTCTTTCTCTGGAATCGATCCGTGAGACATAGTTGCAGGATGATTTACCAAGCTCTCCACCCCACCTAAAGATTCTGCCAACGTAAACAGTTTTGTGTTTTCTAAGAATTTAAAAGTTGCCTCTATACTTTCATCCTTTAACTTAAAAGAAACCATGCCTCCAAAATCTTTCATTTGCTTTTTGGCAATTTTATGACCTCGATGATTTTCTAAACCCGGAAAGTAAACCTGCCCTACCTTAGCGTGGTTCTCTAAAAAACTCGCTACTGCACGACCGTTTTCACAATGACGCTGCATTCTAATGTGTAACGTTTTTATACCTCTTAATGCCAAAAAAGAATCCATGGGTGCTGCAATCGCTCCCGCTGCAAACTGAATAAAATGGATTTCTTTTGCCAACGTTTCCTCTTTTACCATTAAAGCTCCCATGATTAAATCTGAATGACCTCCTAAATATTTTGTTGCAGAATGCATCACAATATCTGCTCCTAAAGTTAAAGGTTGCTGCAAATAGGGTGTTGCAAACGTATTATCTACCGCTATTAATATGGCTGAATTTATATCTTTTACAGCCACCGAAATAGCTGCTATATCTGCAATTTTCATCAACGGATTGGTTGGTGTTTCGAGCCAAACTAATTTTGTTTTTTCTGTAATTGCATTGGTAATATTCACTATTTCATCGGTATCTACATAGGTAAATTCCAATCCGTATTTTTGGAATAGTTGCGTAAACATTCTGTAGGTTCCGCCATATAAATCGTTTCCAGCAATGATTTCATCACCGGGTTTTAACAATCTTAAAACACAGTCTATGGCCGCCATTCCGGATGAAAACGCAAAACCATGCGTACCATTTTCTATGGATGCCAAACTGTTTTCTAAGGCAGTTCTTGTTGGGTTAGTTCCTCTTGCATAGGCATATCCTTTATGTTTTCCGGGACTAGATTGTGCAAACGTGGATGTTAAAAAAACAGGAGGCATAACCGCTCCTGTTGCTTCTTCTGGTTTTTGACCTCCGTGAATTGTTTTGGTATTAAACTTCATTTTCACCTTTTTTGATGTTATTACAATTATTTTTTGTATTTCCTAAAAGCTAGAACGGAAAGCTGGAAATAGCTCCTAATACCAACTCTGTTTTGAAATTACTATAAAATAAAATGATGATTTTTTTCATTATAGGAAATTAGTGTTGTCCGATTAAAATTAGCTAAAGTGTTTTAAAGTATTGACAGTCTTGATTTTCAAGAGTTTTTAAAGTAGTACACCTTGCTATTAAAACCGCTTTAGAATTTAAGATGTATGAAAAATTTAAAATCGTAAGAATTTTGTTTTTCAGTTAGTTACATTCAAGTCTTTGTTCTTGATTCTAACAGCGAAAGCGGTCTTTTTATCTTTTATCGGACAACAATGATAGGAAATAGAAAAATAAAACAAAGCATTCGCTAAGATTTCTTTTTAATGTTGAAATAGAAAGGAAAAAAGGGCGTTTTATTGCGGTCATTTTTATGCAGAAATGGCATATTACTACTACAAAAACTTTTTAATAGATCGTATAATTCCGTAATGAATACCTTCATGAAAATTATTAAACGGAATGGCAATTTCCATAGAATTTAAAACAATGCCTGTACTCGTTGCATATTCATTATAACTCTTAAAAATACCTGCATTAAAATCTTCTTCTAGAGTATCGGGTAGACCGATTAATAAGTCTATAACTTCCTCAAATTCTTCTTCTGTAAAAACTTTTGTAGGAGCAGTTCCTTTTTTATGTGCTTCGATTAAATCGTCTGGACATAAGCAATCTAAACCCGCTAATTTATAGTGCAACAATTGTTGTGTAACGACTAAATGCGCTACATTCCAAGCAATATTATTTTTGAATCCATCTGGGATT is a window of Polaribacter litorisediminis DNA encoding:
- a CDS encoding class I SAM-dependent methyltransferase, which encodes MIKEIDFTKAQVLVELGPGNGAITKYILNNLAPNAILICFEINDNFYCQLKELRHPQLVVLKVSAEKILYELKKLKIDKVNYIISSLPLTIIPEEVSDEILEKSFQALHPNGIYIQYQYSLSYFKKLKEVFKESISLGFEPLNIPPAFIYRCKKVE
- a CDS encoding DinB family protein, giving the protein MNIQFDILRKSRALLLKELEGLTLEQLHKIPDGFKNNIAWNVAHLVVTQQLLHYKLAGLDCLCPDDLIEAHKKGTAPTKVFTEEEFEEVIDLLIGLPDTLEEDFNAGIFKSYNEYATSTGIVLNSMEIAIPFNNFHEGIHYGIIRSIKKFL
- a CDS encoding ComF family protein, producing the protein MTNFIDFKNNKVTQTFYGSVLLEKAFSLLYYRKKGSTQRLIHDLKYKGNEEVGLFFGNWIGEILKENQEFNTVDFIIPVPLHPKKLRKRGYNQVTKFGERLCHHLKIPFKENNLIRISATKTQTFKARFERFKNLETKFLLQNPSFFNDKHVLLIDDVITTGATLEACAKEFERSKNCKISILTMAYTE
- a CDS encoding Ig-like domain-containing protein; protein product: MKTFYRFFFFIILLVFISNCARTGRPEGGPKDEDAPVFVTANPPYESINFNKKEIKLFFDEFIKLKDLNKQLVVSPPLKYPPLITPQGTASKQITIEILDTLFLNTTYIFNFGNAVEDNNESNKLENFKYIFSTGTYIDSLTTSGSIKDAKLLETPKRNNILLYRIDSTFNDSIVYNKKPNYITSTLDTTIFKFTNLRKGNYLMIALNESINDYIFDPKNDKIGFVSDTIQLPRDSIIAQPIILFKEEQPYEFRRGKEVFRGKIEFGFEGDGKDMKINMLSDVPDDFKSISKFEVDKDTLNYWFTPFEADSLNFTVENKQIIDTLTVRLRKEKIDSLVMNATVKGTFHFRDTFFLTSNTPIIKIDTSKISFFDKDTIAVNYKILSSKKENKIGFIFKKDPEQKYNLKFLPNSFTDIYDVKNDTLTYKLDTKKIDDYGRITLNIENINSQNLIIEILSGKDQDQLVERQFTATSTKLVFDLLEPQKYTIRAIIDTNKNNKWDTGNYLKKRLAEKIIYNEAINNYDLRANFFLEEIFKIE
- a CDS encoding cystathionine gamma-synthase codes for the protein MKFNTKTIHGGQKPEEATGAVMPPVFLTSTFAQSSPGKHKGYAYARGTNPTRTALENSLASIENGTHGFAFSSGMAAIDCVLRLLKPGDEIIAGNDLYGGTYRMFTQLFQKYGLEFTYVDTDEIVNITNAITEKTKLVWLETPTNPLMKIADIAAISVAVKDINSAILIAVDNTFATPYLQQPLTLGADIVMHSATKYLGGHSDLIMGALMVKEETLAKEIHFIQFAAGAIAAPMDSFLALRGIKTLHIRMQRHCENGRAVASFLENHAKVGQVYFPGLENHRGHKIAKKQMKDFGGMVSFKLKDESIEATFKFLENTKLFTLAESLGGVESLVNHPATMSHGSIPEKERLKIGITNSLVRLSVGIEDIEDLLADLEQALNA